The Amyelois transitella isolate CPQ chromosome Z, ilAmyTran1.1, whole genome shotgun sequence genome contains a region encoding:
- the LOC106130567 gene encoding protein AF-10 isoform X5 yields the protein MKEMVGGCCVCSDERGWPDNPLVYCDGNGCTVAVHQACYGIVTVPTGPWYCRKCESPETKGKVRCELCPSKSGALKRTDTGGWAHVVCALYIPEVRFGNVTSMEPIVLRLIPPERYNKTCYICQDLGKSHRATAGACMQCNKSGCKQPFHVTCAQALGLLCEEAGNYLDNVKYCGYCQHHYSKLKKGGNVKTIPPYKPVSHDSQSSDSSCEKEGDPPSMASGSGTPTHATKSKGSGRKSSHTSGTGSGKNTPNASKTPTNTSQPVGGKLHQPADKKKPSPSRRGSSAGDGPGSKANTPAPSPQHTAELNPPSGGKASGSSTPVNTKVAPPAASPSNKEPVGVISSVAAATVTSVAVTASPASTSAPASVVQAPPKPTYQESVITNAESIDTKQTKKRKAVSAANTPAPPIDYAATPPPQVPNEMNSQSGSTMWETGQVANEQQMDAVDKVIKKAKTEQPEINPPTSHFSSVSPAPPPPPPPPAHSPASQPSPRHLPSPMPGPSGINNMSNIRSPSQPQVSAAQDLCAPSPHIFHQPQKQAAMEPGIPAHSPHAVPGRSTWGGLNVSYEMQQDPNKPGVSGVAGPSKDMGVGPGMGPMPPAMRNKKRTAMATSVVSMVNPPPSMQSSGQNLANVRRPPQPTPPPIYQETIKDSPPSSPSSERPLKPKMESKLGASCTAPHMLGNELNPESGAAARLQEQLSAELAAHAAGSAASDPLIPPPLLNKAAAGGGSSRSSGAQSLDQLLERQWEQGSQFLMEQAQHFDIASLLSCLHQLRTENVRLEDHVGGLLQRRDHLLAVNARLAIPLTTVTTGPPEPSRCTRENGSQVRPPQPPVRAETITSERSHQLIMREVQQKPS from the exons ATGAAGGAGATGGTAGGAGGTTGCTGTGTATGCTCAGATGAGCGAGGTTGGCCCGACAACCCACTGGTCTATTGCGACGGAAATGGTTGCACGGTCGCGGTACACCAAG CGTGCTACGGTATAGTGACAGTGCCGACTGGGCCGTGGTATTGTAGGAAATGCGAGAGTCCCGAGACTAAAGGCAAAGTG CGATGCGAACTCTGCCCGTCTAAGTCTGGTGCTCTGAAGAGGACTGATACCGGTGGCTGGGCCCACGTGGTCTGCGCTCTGTACATCCCGGAGGTCCGGTTTGGAAATGTCACGTCTATGGAACCTATTGTTCTGAGGCTGATCCCCCCTGAGAGATATAATAAG ACATGCTACATTTGCCAAGACTTGGGTAAATCGCACCGGGCTACAGCTGGTGCTTGTATGCAGTGTAACAAATCAG GTTGCAAACAGCCATTCCACGTGACCTGCGCTCAAGCCCTAGGTCTCCTCTGCGAAGAAGCCGGTAATTACCTGGACAACGTCAAATATTGTGGTTATTGTCAACATCACTACAGCAAACTG AAAAAAGGCGGGAACGTGAAGACTATCCCGCCATACAAGCCAGTGTCGCATGACAGCCAATCAAGCGACAGCAGTTGCGAAAAAGAGGGCGATCCACCATCTATGGCCAGTGGCAGTGGAACTCCGACGCATGCAACTAAATCTAAAGGG TCTGGTCGCAAATCTTCCCACACAAGCGGAACAGGATCCGGAAAGAACACGCCAAACGCGTCCAAAACACCGACCAATACAAGCCAGCCTGTCG GCGGGAAACTGCACCAGCCTGCGGACAAAAAGAAGCCATCGCCGTCTAGACGCGGATCCTCTGCTGGGGACGGGCCGGGCAGCAAAGCGAACACGCCGGCACCGTCGCCGCAACACACGGCCGAGCTAAATCCGCCGAGTGGGGGGAAAG CTTCAGGCAGCTCAACGCCGGTGAACACGAAAGTGGCGCCTCCAGCGGCGTCGCCGAGCAACAAGGAACCAGTCGGGGTCATCAGCTCGGTCGCCGCGGCCACGGTGACCTCGGTCGCGGTCACCGCTTCACCTGCGAG CACGTCAGCTCCAGCGTCCGTGGTGCAAGCCCCACCAAAGCCCACATATCAAGAATCGGTTATCACGAACGCCGAATCCATAGACACCAAGCAAACCAAGAAGCGGAAGGCCGTATCCGCGGCTAATACGCCAGCGCCACCCATAGACTACGCAGCTACGCCGCCGCCGCAAGTG CCAAATGAGATGAACTCTCAGAGCGGCAGTACTATGTGGGAAACCGGTCAAGTGGCCAACGAGCAACAAATGGACGCGGTGgacaaagttattaaaaag gcTAAGACTGAACAGCCAGAGATCAATCCTCCGACGTCGCACTTCTCCAGCGTGAGCCCAGCACCCCCTCCGCCGCCGCCCCCGCCAGCTCATAGCCCAGCATCGCAGCCCAGCCCGAG GCATTTGCCCAGCCCGATGCCGGGACCAAGTGGCATAAACAATATGTCCAACATCAGGTCACCGTCTCAGCCACAG GTGTCAGCAGCGCAAGATTTGTGCGCCCCTTCGCCGCATATATTCCACCAGCCACAAAAACAG GCGGCCATGGAACCGGGAATCCCAGCTCATTCGCCGCATGCAGTGCCCGGAAGGTCCACTTGGGGTGGTCTCAATGTCTCCTACGAAATGCAACAGGACCCCAATAAACCTGG TGTCAGCGGAGTCGCCGGACCCAGCAAGGACATGGGCGTGGGTCCCGGAATGGGTCCCATGCCCCCCGCCATGAGGAACAAGAAGAGGACGGCTATGGCCACCTCGGTCGTCTCTATGGTCAACCCACCGCCATCTATGC AGTCCAGTGGACAAAACCTGGCCAACGTCCGTCGGCCGCCGCAGCCAACGCCGCCCCCCATATATCAGGAGACCATCAAGGATTCTCCGCCTAGTTCGCCAA gtTCAGAGAGACCTTTAAAACCGAAAATGGAATCTAA GCTCGGCGCCAGCTGCACAGCGCCACACATGCTCGGCAACGAGTTGAATCCTGAAAGTGGAGCGGCGGCTCGTTTGCAAGAGCAACTGAGCGCTGAATTAGCTGCGCACGCGGCGGGCTCGGCCGCCTCTGATCCGCTCATACCGCCGCCGCTGCTGAACAAGGCCGCTGCG GGTGGCGGTAGCTCGCGGTCCTCAGGCGCACAGAGTCTCGACCAACTCCTGGAGCGGCAGTGGGAGCAGGGGTCCCAATTCCTCATGGAGCAAGCCCAGCATTTTGATA TAGCATCACTGCTGTCGTGCTTGCACCAACTTCGAACTGAGAACGTCCGCCTGGAGGACCACGTGGGCGGGTTGCTGCAAAGGCGCGATCACTTGCTCGCTGTGAACGCGAGGCTCGCCATACCGCTCACTACTG TGACCACGGGCCCGCCGGAGCCCAGCCGATGCACTCGCGAGAACGGGTCGCAGGTTCGACCCCCGCAGCCGCCGGTCCGAGCTGAGACCATCACTTCGGAACGATCTCATCAG
- the LOC106130567 gene encoding protein AF-10 isoform X3, whose amino-acid sequence MKEMVGGCCVCSDERGWPDNPLVYCDGNGCTVAVHQACYGIVTVPTGPWYCRKCESPETKGKVRCELCPSKSGALKRTDTGGWAHVVCALYIPEVRFGNVTSMEPIVLRLIPPERYNKTCYICQDLGKSHRATAGACMQCNKSGCKQPFHVTCAQALGLLCEEAGNYLDNVKYCGYCQHHYSKLKKGGNVKTIPPYKPVSHDSQSSDSSCEKEGDPPSMASGSGTPTHATKSKGSGRKSSHTSGTGSGKNTPNASKTPTNTSQPVGGKLHQPADKKKPSPSRRGSSAGDGPGSKANTPAPSPQHTAELNPPSGGKASGSSTPVNTKVAPPAASPSNKEPVGVISSVAAATVTSVAVTASPASTSAPASVVQAPPKPTYQESVITNAESIDTKQTKKRKAVSAANTPAPPIDYAATPPPQVPNEMNSQSGSTMWETGQVANEQQMDAVDKVIKKAKTEQPEINPPTSHFSSVSPAPPPPPPPPAHSPASQPSPRHLPSPMPGPSGINNMSNIRSPSQPQGAKSDRDGQASLLVSVPLPSTSHGLNLSAHTHAQVSAAQDLCAPSPHIFHQPQKQAAMEPGIPAHSPHAVPGRSTWGGLNVSYEMQQDPNKPGVSGVAGPSKDMGVGPGMGPMPPAMRNKKRTAMATSVVSMVNPPPSMQSSGQNLANVRRPPQPTPPPIYQETIKDSPPSSPSSERPLKPKMESKLGASCTAPHMLGNELNPESGAAARLQEQLSAELAAHAAGSAASDPLIPPPLLNKAAAGGGSSRSSGAQSLDQLLERQWEQGSQFLMEQAQHFDIASLLSCLHQLRTENVRLEDHVGGLLQRRDHLLAVNARLAIPLTTVTTGPPEPSRCTRENGSQVRPPQPPVRAETITSERSHQLIMREVQQKPS is encoded by the exons ATGAAGGAGATGGTAGGAGGTTGCTGTGTATGCTCAGATGAGCGAGGTTGGCCCGACAACCCACTGGTCTATTGCGACGGAAATGGTTGCACGGTCGCGGTACACCAAG CGTGCTACGGTATAGTGACAGTGCCGACTGGGCCGTGGTATTGTAGGAAATGCGAGAGTCCCGAGACTAAAGGCAAAGTG CGATGCGAACTCTGCCCGTCTAAGTCTGGTGCTCTGAAGAGGACTGATACCGGTGGCTGGGCCCACGTGGTCTGCGCTCTGTACATCCCGGAGGTCCGGTTTGGAAATGTCACGTCTATGGAACCTATTGTTCTGAGGCTGATCCCCCCTGAGAGATATAATAAG ACATGCTACATTTGCCAAGACTTGGGTAAATCGCACCGGGCTACAGCTGGTGCTTGTATGCAGTGTAACAAATCAG GTTGCAAACAGCCATTCCACGTGACCTGCGCTCAAGCCCTAGGTCTCCTCTGCGAAGAAGCCGGTAATTACCTGGACAACGTCAAATATTGTGGTTATTGTCAACATCACTACAGCAAACTG AAAAAAGGCGGGAACGTGAAGACTATCCCGCCATACAAGCCAGTGTCGCATGACAGCCAATCAAGCGACAGCAGTTGCGAAAAAGAGGGCGATCCACCATCTATGGCCAGTGGCAGTGGAACTCCGACGCATGCAACTAAATCTAAAGGG TCTGGTCGCAAATCTTCCCACACAAGCGGAACAGGATCCGGAAAGAACACGCCAAACGCGTCCAAAACACCGACCAATACAAGCCAGCCTGTCG GCGGGAAACTGCACCAGCCTGCGGACAAAAAGAAGCCATCGCCGTCTAGACGCGGATCCTCTGCTGGGGACGGGCCGGGCAGCAAAGCGAACACGCCGGCACCGTCGCCGCAACACACGGCCGAGCTAAATCCGCCGAGTGGGGGGAAAG CTTCAGGCAGCTCAACGCCGGTGAACACGAAAGTGGCGCCTCCAGCGGCGTCGCCGAGCAACAAGGAACCAGTCGGGGTCATCAGCTCGGTCGCCGCGGCCACGGTGACCTCGGTCGCGGTCACCGCTTCACCTGCGAG CACGTCAGCTCCAGCGTCCGTGGTGCAAGCCCCACCAAAGCCCACATATCAAGAATCGGTTATCACGAACGCCGAATCCATAGACACCAAGCAAACCAAGAAGCGGAAGGCCGTATCCGCGGCTAATACGCCAGCGCCACCCATAGACTACGCAGCTACGCCGCCGCCGCAAGTG CCAAATGAGATGAACTCTCAGAGCGGCAGTACTATGTGGGAAACCGGTCAAGTGGCCAACGAGCAACAAATGGACGCGGTGgacaaagttattaaaaag gcTAAGACTGAACAGCCAGAGATCAATCCTCCGACGTCGCACTTCTCCAGCGTGAGCCCAGCACCCCCTCCGCCGCCGCCCCCGCCAGCTCATAGCCCAGCATCGCAGCCCAGCCCGAG GCATTTGCCCAGCCCGATGCCGGGACCAAGTGGCATAAACAATATGTCCAACATCAGGTCACCGTCTCAGCCACAG GGCGCCAAGAGCGACCGCGACGGGCAAGCCTCGCTGCTAGTCTCCGTTCCGCTGCCGTCCACGAGCCACGGACTCAACCTGTCGGCGCACACGCATGCACAG GTGTCAGCAGCGCAAGATTTGTGCGCCCCTTCGCCGCATATATTCCACCAGCCACAAAAACAG GCGGCCATGGAACCGGGAATCCCAGCTCATTCGCCGCATGCAGTGCCCGGAAGGTCCACTTGGGGTGGTCTCAATGTCTCCTACGAAATGCAACAGGACCCCAATAAACCTGG TGTCAGCGGAGTCGCCGGACCCAGCAAGGACATGGGCGTGGGTCCCGGAATGGGTCCCATGCCCCCCGCCATGAGGAACAAGAAGAGGACGGCTATGGCCACCTCGGTCGTCTCTATGGTCAACCCACCGCCATCTATGC AGTCCAGTGGACAAAACCTGGCCAACGTCCGTCGGCCGCCGCAGCCAACGCCGCCCCCCATATATCAGGAGACCATCAAGGATTCTCCGCCTAGTTCGCCAA gtTCAGAGAGACCTTTAAAACCGAAAATGGAATCTAA GCTCGGCGCCAGCTGCACAGCGCCACACATGCTCGGCAACGAGTTGAATCCTGAAAGTGGAGCGGCGGCTCGTTTGCAAGAGCAACTGAGCGCTGAATTAGCTGCGCACGCGGCGGGCTCGGCCGCCTCTGATCCGCTCATACCGCCGCCGCTGCTGAACAAGGCCGCTGCG GGTGGCGGTAGCTCGCGGTCCTCAGGCGCACAGAGTCTCGACCAACTCCTGGAGCGGCAGTGGGAGCAGGGGTCCCAATTCCTCATGGAGCAAGCCCAGCATTTTGATA TAGCATCACTGCTGTCGTGCTTGCACCAACTTCGAACTGAGAACGTCCGCCTGGAGGACCACGTGGGCGGGTTGCTGCAAAGGCGCGATCACTTGCTCGCTGTGAACGCGAGGCTCGCCATACCGCTCACTACTG TGACCACGGGCCCGCCGGAGCCCAGCCGATGCACTCGCGAGAACGGGTCGCAGGTTCGACCCCCGCAGCCGCCGGTCCGAGCTGAGACCATCACTTCGGAACGATCTCATCAG
- the LOC106130567 gene encoding protein AF-10 isoform X2, with protein sequence MKEMVGGCCVCSDERGWPDNPLVYCDGNGCTVAVHQACYGIVTVPTGPWYCRKCESPETKGKVRCELCPSKSGALKRTDTGGWAHVVCALYIPEVRFGNVTSMEPIVLRLIPPERYNKTCYICQDLGKSHRATAGACMQCNKSGCKQPFHVTCAQALGLLCEEAGNYLDNVKYCGYCQHHYSKLKKGGNVKTIPPYKPVSHDSQSSDSSCEKEGDPPSMASGSGTPTHATKSKGSGRKSSHTSGTGSGKNTPNASKTPTNTSQPVGGKLHQPADKKKPSPSRRGSSAGDGPGSKANTPAPSPQHTAELNPPSGGKASGSSTPVNTKVAPPAASPSNKEPVGVISSVAAATVTSVAVTASPASTSAPASVVQAPPKPTYQESVITNAESIDTKQTKKRKAVSAANTPAPPIDYAATPPPQVPNEMNSQSGSTMWETGQVANEQQMDAVDKVIKKAKTEQPEINPPTSHFSSVSPAPPPPPPPPAHSPASQPSPSFISYRHLPSPMPGPSGINNMSNIRSPSQPQGAKSDRDGQASLLVSVPLPSTSHGLNLSAHTHAQVSAAQDLCAPSPHIFHQPQKQAAMEPGIPAHSPHAVPGRSTWGGLNVSYEMQQDPNKPGVSGVAGPSKDMGVGPGMGPMPPAMRNKKRTAMATSVVSMVNPPPSMQSSGQNLANVRRPPQPTPPPIYQETIKDSPPSSPSSERPLKPKMESKLGASCTAPHMLGNELNPESGAAARLQEQLSAELAAHAAGSAASDPLIPPPLLNKAAAGGGSSRSSGAQSLDQLLERQWEQGSQFLMEQAQHFDTSLLSCLHQLRTENVRLEDHVGGLLQRRDHLLAVNARLAIPLTTVTTGPPEPSRCTRENGSQVRPPQPPVRAETITSERSHQLIMREVQQKPS encoded by the exons ATGAAGGAGATGGTAGGAGGTTGCTGTGTATGCTCAGATGAGCGAGGTTGGCCCGACAACCCACTGGTCTATTGCGACGGAAATGGTTGCACGGTCGCGGTACACCAAG CGTGCTACGGTATAGTGACAGTGCCGACTGGGCCGTGGTATTGTAGGAAATGCGAGAGTCCCGAGACTAAAGGCAAAGTG CGATGCGAACTCTGCCCGTCTAAGTCTGGTGCTCTGAAGAGGACTGATACCGGTGGCTGGGCCCACGTGGTCTGCGCTCTGTACATCCCGGAGGTCCGGTTTGGAAATGTCACGTCTATGGAACCTATTGTTCTGAGGCTGATCCCCCCTGAGAGATATAATAAG ACATGCTACATTTGCCAAGACTTGGGTAAATCGCACCGGGCTACAGCTGGTGCTTGTATGCAGTGTAACAAATCAG GTTGCAAACAGCCATTCCACGTGACCTGCGCTCAAGCCCTAGGTCTCCTCTGCGAAGAAGCCGGTAATTACCTGGACAACGTCAAATATTGTGGTTATTGTCAACATCACTACAGCAAACTG AAAAAAGGCGGGAACGTGAAGACTATCCCGCCATACAAGCCAGTGTCGCATGACAGCCAATCAAGCGACAGCAGTTGCGAAAAAGAGGGCGATCCACCATCTATGGCCAGTGGCAGTGGAACTCCGACGCATGCAACTAAATCTAAAGGG TCTGGTCGCAAATCTTCCCACACAAGCGGAACAGGATCCGGAAAGAACACGCCAAACGCGTCCAAAACACCGACCAATACAAGCCAGCCTGTCG GCGGGAAACTGCACCAGCCTGCGGACAAAAAGAAGCCATCGCCGTCTAGACGCGGATCCTCTGCTGGGGACGGGCCGGGCAGCAAAGCGAACACGCCGGCACCGTCGCCGCAACACACGGCCGAGCTAAATCCGCCGAGTGGGGGGAAAG CTTCAGGCAGCTCAACGCCGGTGAACACGAAAGTGGCGCCTCCAGCGGCGTCGCCGAGCAACAAGGAACCAGTCGGGGTCATCAGCTCGGTCGCCGCGGCCACGGTGACCTCGGTCGCGGTCACCGCTTCACCTGCGAG CACGTCAGCTCCAGCGTCCGTGGTGCAAGCCCCACCAAAGCCCACATATCAAGAATCGGTTATCACGAACGCCGAATCCATAGACACCAAGCAAACCAAGAAGCGGAAGGCCGTATCCGCGGCTAATACGCCAGCGCCACCCATAGACTACGCAGCTACGCCGCCGCCGCAAGTG CCAAATGAGATGAACTCTCAGAGCGGCAGTACTATGTGGGAAACCGGTCAAGTGGCCAACGAGCAACAAATGGACGCGGTGgacaaagttattaaaaag gcTAAGACTGAACAGCCAGAGATCAATCCTCCGACGTCGCACTTCTCCAGCGTGAGCCCAGCACCCCCTCCGCCGCCGCCCCCGCCAGCTCATAGCCCAGCATCGCAGCCCAGCCCGAG tTTCATTTCCTACAGGCATTTGCCCAGCCCGATGCCGGGACCAAGTGGCATAAACAATATGTCCAACATCAGGTCACCGTCTCAGCCACAG GGCGCCAAGAGCGACCGCGACGGGCAAGCCTCGCTGCTAGTCTCCGTTCCGCTGCCGTCCACGAGCCACGGACTCAACCTGTCGGCGCACACGCATGCACAG GTGTCAGCAGCGCAAGATTTGTGCGCCCCTTCGCCGCATATATTCCACCAGCCACAAAAACAG GCGGCCATGGAACCGGGAATCCCAGCTCATTCGCCGCATGCAGTGCCCGGAAGGTCCACTTGGGGTGGTCTCAATGTCTCCTACGAAATGCAACAGGACCCCAATAAACCTGG TGTCAGCGGAGTCGCCGGACCCAGCAAGGACATGGGCGTGGGTCCCGGAATGGGTCCCATGCCCCCCGCCATGAGGAACAAGAAGAGGACGGCTATGGCCACCTCGGTCGTCTCTATGGTCAACCCACCGCCATCTATGC AGTCCAGTGGACAAAACCTGGCCAACGTCCGTCGGCCGCCGCAGCCAACGCCGCCCCCCATATATCAGGAGACCATCAAGGATTCTCCGCCTAGTTCGCCAA gtTCAGAGAGACCTTTAAAACCGAAAATGGAATCTAA GCTCGGCGCCAGCTGCACAGCGCCACACATGCTCGGCAACGAGTTGAATCCTGAAAGTGGAGCGGCGGCTCGTTTGCAAGAGCAACTGAGCGCTGAATTAGCTGCGCACGCGGCGGGCTCGGCCGCCTCTGATCCGCTCATACCGCCGCCGCTGCTGAACAAGGCCGCTGCG GGTGGCGGTAGCTCGCGGTCCTCAGGCGCACAGAGTCTCGACCAACTCCTGGAGCGGCAGTGGGAGCAGGGGTCCCAATTCCTCATGGAGCAAGCCCAGCATTTTGATA CATCACTGCTGTCGTGCTTGCACCAACTTCGAACTGAGAACGTCCGCCTGGAGGACCACGTGGGCGGGTTGCTGCAAAGGCGCGATCACTTGCTCGCTGTGAACGCGAGGCTCGCCATACCGCTCACTACTG TGACCACGGGCCCGCCGGAGCCCAGCCGATGCACTCGCGAGAACGGGTCGCAGGTTCGACCCCCGCAGCCGCCGGTCCGAGCTGAGACCATCACTTCGGAACGATCTCATCAG
- the LOC106130567 gene encoding protein AF-10 isoform X1 — protein sequence MKEMVGGCCVCSDERGWPDNPLVYCDGNGCTVAVHQACYGIVTVPTGPWYCRKCESPETKGKVRCELCPSKSGALKRTDTGGWAHVVCALYIPEVRFGNVTSMEPIVLRLIPPERYNKTCYICQDLGKSHRATAGACMQCNKSGCKQPFHVTCAQALGLLCEEAGNYLDNVKYCGYCQHHYSKLKKGGNVKTIPPYKPVSHDSQSSDSSCEKEGDPPSMASGSGTPTHATKSKGSGRKSSHTSGTGSGKNTPNASKTPTNTSQPVGGKLHQPADKKKPSPSRRGSSAGDGPGSKANTPAPSPQHTAELNPPSGGKASGSSTPVNTKVAPPAASPSNKEPVGVISSVAAATVTSVAVTASPASTSAPASVVQAPPKPTYQESVITNAESIDTKQTKKRKAVSAANTPAPPIDYAATPPPQVPNEMNSQSGSTMWETGQVANEQQMDAVDKVIKKAKTEQPEINPPTSHFSSVSPAPPPPPPPPAHSPASQPSPSFISYRHLPSPMPGPSGINNMSNIRSPSQPQGAKSDRDGQASLLVSVPLPSTSHGLNLSAHTHAQVSAAQDLCAPSPHIFHQPQKQAAMEPGIPAHSPHAVPGRSTWGGLNVSYEMQQDPNKPGVSGVAGPSKDMGVGPGMGPMPPAMRNKKRTAMATSVVSMVNPPPSMQSSGQNLANVRRPPQPTPPPIYQETIKDSPPSSPSSERPLKPKMESKLGASCTAPHMLGNELNPESGAAARLQEQLSAELAAHAAGSAASDPLIPPPLLNKAAAGGGSSRSSGAQSLDQLLERQWEQGSQFLMEQAQHFDIASLLSCLHQLRTENVRLEDHVGGLLQRRDHLLAVNARLAIPLTTVTTGPPEPSRCTRENGSQVRPPQPPVRAETITSERSHQLIMREVQQKPS from the exons ATGAAGGAGATGGTAGGAGGTTGCTGTGTATGCTCAGATGAGCGAGGTTGGCCCGACAACCCACTGGTCTATTGCGACGGAAATGGTTGCACGGTCGCGGTACACCAAG CGTGCTACGGTATAGTGACAGTGCCGACTGGGCCGTGGTATTGTAGGAAATGCGAGAGTCCCGAGACTAAAGGCAAAGTG CGATGCGAACTCTGCCCGTCTAAGTCTGGTGCTCTGAAGAGGACTGATACCGGTGGCTGGGCCCACGTGGTCTGCGCTCTGTACATCCCGGAGGTCCGGTTTGGAAATGTCACGTCTATGGAACCTATTGTTCTGAGGCTGATCCCCCCTGAGAGATATAATAAG ACATGCTACATTTGCCAAGACTTGGGTAAATCGCACCGGGCTACAGCTGGTGCTTGTATGCAGTGTAACAAATCAG GTTGCAAACAGCCATTCCACGTGACCTGCGCTCAAGCCCTAGGTCTCCTCTGCGAAGAAGCCGGTAATTACCTGGACAACGTCAAATATTGTGGTTATTGTCAACATCACTACAGCAAACTG AAAAAAGGCGGGAACGTGAAGACTATCCCGCCATACAAGCCAGTGTCGCATGACAGCCAATCAAGCGACAGCAGTTGCGAAAAAGAGGGCGATCCACCATCTATGGCCAGTGGCAGTGGAACTCCGACGCATGCAACTAAATCTAAAGGG TCTGGTCGCAAATCTTCCCACACAAGCGGAACAGGATCCGGAAAGAACACGCCAAACGCGTCCAAAACACCGACCAATACAAGCCAGCCTGTCG GCGGGAAACTGCACCAGCCTGCGGACAAAAAGAAGCCATCGCCGTCTAGACGCGGATCCTCTGCTGGGGACGGGCCGGGCAGCAAAGCGAACACGCCGGCACCGTCGCCGCAACACACGGCCGAGCTAAATCCGCCGAGTGGGGGGAAAG CTTCAGGCAGCTCAACGCCGGTGAACACGAAAGTGGCGCCTCCAGCGGCGTCGCCGAGCAACAAGGAACCAGTCGGGGTCATCAGCTCGGTCGCCGCGGCCACGGTGACCTCGGTCGCGGTCACCGCTTCACCTGCGAG CACGTCAGCTCCAGCGTCCGTGGTGCAAGCCCCACCAAAGCCCACATATCAAGAATCGGTTATCACGAACGCCGAATCCATAGACACCAAGCAAACCAAGAAGCGGAAGGCCGTATCCGCGGCTAATACGCCAGCGCCACCCATAGACTACGCAGCTACGCCGCCGCCGCAAGTG CCAAATGAGATGAACTCTCAGAGCGGCAGTACTATGTGGGAAACCGGTCAAGTGGCCAACGAGCAACAAATGGACGCGGTGgacaaagttattaaaaag gcTAAGACTGAACAGCCAGAGATCAATCCTCCGACGTCGCACTTCTCCAGCGTGAGCCCAGCACCCCCTCCGCCGCCGCCCCCGCCAGCTCATAGCCCAGCATCGCAGCCCAGCCCGAG tTTCATTTCCTACAGGCATTTGCCCAGCCCGATGCCGGGACCAAGTGGCATAAACAATATGTCCAACATCAGGTCACCGTCTCAGCCACAG GGCGCCAAGAGCGACCGCGACGGGCAAGCCTCGCTGCTAGTCTCCGTTCCGCTGCCGTCCACGAGCCACGGACTCAACCTGTCGGCGCACACGCATGCACAG GTGTCAGCAGCGCAAGATTTGTGCGCCCCTTCGCCGCATATATTCCACCAGCCACAAAAACAG GCGGCCATGGAACCGGGAATCCCAGCTCATTCGCCGCATGCAGTGCCCGGAAGGTCCACTTGGGGTGGTCTCAATGTCTCCTACGAAATGCAACAGGACCCCAATAAACCTGG TGTCAGCGGAGTCGCCGGACCCAGCAAGGACATGGGCGTGGGTCCCGGAATGGGTCCCATGCCCCCCGCCATGAGGAACAAGAAGAGGACGGCTATGGCCACCTCGGTCGTCTCTATGGTCAACCCACCGCCATCTATGC AGTCCAGTGGACAAAACCTGGCCAACGTCCGTCGGCCGCCGCAGCCAACGCCGCCCCCCATATATCAGGAGACCATCAAGGATTCTCCGCCTAGTTCGCCAA gtTCAGAGAGACCTTTAAAACCGAAAATGGAATCTAA GCTCGGCGCCAGCTGCACAGCGCCACACATGCTCGGCAACGAGTTGAATCCTGAAAGTGGAGCGGCGGCTCGTTTGCAAGAGCAACTGAGCGCTGAATTAGCTGCGCACGCGGCGGGCTCGGCCGCCTCTGATCCGCTCATACCGCCGCCGCTGCTGAACAAGGCCGCTGCG GGTGGCGGTAGCTCGCGGTCCTCAGGCGCACAGAGTCTCGACCAACTCCTGGAGCGGCAGTGGGAGCAGGGGTCCCAATTCCTCATGGAGCAAGCCCAGCATTTTGATA TAGCATCACTGCTGTCGTGCTTGCACCAACTTCGAACTGAGAACGTCCGCCTGGAGGACCACGTGGGCGGGTTGCTGCAAAGGCGCGATCACTTGCTCGCTGTGAACGCGAGGCTCGCCATACCGCTCACTACTG TGACCACGGGCCCGCCGGAGCCCAGCCGATGCACTCGCGAGAACGGGTCGCAGGTTCGACCCCCGCAGCCGCCGGTCCGAGCTGAGACCATCACTTCGGAACGATCTCATCAG